One window of the Helicoverpa zea isolate HzStark_Cry1AcR chromosome 7, ilHelZeax1.1, whole genome shotgun sequence genome contains the following:
- the LOC124631641 gene encoding proliferation-associated protein 2G4, whose protein sequence is MADDKEVEKTIAEDLVVTKYKLAGQIVNRVLEQLITKCVPDASAREICEYGDKLILDETSKVFKKEKDSKKGIAFSTCVSVNNCICHFSPIPSENDYILKEGDLAKIDLGAHIDGFIAVVAHTVVVGGGEASGRAADVLLAAHYASEAALRMLRPGNENYAITEVVQKITAEFGCKPVEGMLSHQLKQFRIDGEKSIIQNPSEAQRKEHEKATLETYEVYAMDVLVSTGEGVGREMDTRCTIYKKTDEVYQLKLKASRMFYSEVRNKHGSMPFNLRSFDKETSARLGVVECVNHKLIEPFQVLYERSGELVAQFKFTVLLLPSGTHRITGLPFDKSTCKSERSIKDPELNALLNSSAKSNKKKKKKTGAEEPMEVETVA, encoded by the exons ATGGCTGACGATAAAGAAGTTGAGAAAACTATTGCGGAAGACTTGGTTGTAACCAAGTACAAACTAGCTGGACAAATTGTTAATC GTGTCCTGGAACAGCTAATCACGAAATGTGTGCCTGACGCTTCCGCCAGAGAGATATGCGAATATGGTGACAAGCTCATTCTAGACGAGACTTCAAAGGTTTTCAAAAAAGAAAAGGATTCCAAGAAGGGTATAGCGTTCTCAACATGCGTCTCGGTGAACAATTGTATATGTCACTTCTCGCCGATACCTAGCGAAAACGATTATATCCTCAAGGAGGGAGACCTAGCCAAGAT AGATCTTGGCGCACACATAGATGGGTTCATTGCGGTGGTCGCCCACACTGTTGTTGTCGGTGGAGGTGAGGCATCAGGAAGAGCTGCTGATGTCCTCCTTGCTGCCCATTATGCTAGTGAAGCCGCCCTGAGGATGTTGCGGCCTGGTAATGAG AACTATGCAATAACCGAAGTAGTGCAAAAAATCACTGCGGAGTTTGGCTGCAAGCCTGTTGAGGGCATGCTGTCACACCAGCTGAAGCAGTTCCGCATTGATGGAGAGAAGAGCATCATTCAGAACCCTTCAGAGGCACAGCGTAAGGAACATGAGAAGGCAACTTTGGAGACTTATGAAGTTTATGCAATGGATGTATTAGTATCTACTGGTGAAGGAGTT GGCCGAGAAATGGATACCAGGTGTACAATATACAAGAAAACTGACGAGGTTTATCAACTGAAACTGAAAGCTTCAAGAATGTTCTACAGTGAG GTACGCAATAAGCACGGTTCAATGCCCTTCAACCTGCGAAGCTTCGATAAGGAGACCAGTGCGAGATTAGGCGTCGTTGAGTGTGTAAACCACAAACTCATTGAGCCGTTCCAG GTGCTGTATGAACGTTCAGGAGAGCTGGTGGCGCAATTCAAGTTCACAGTTCTGTTGTTGCCGAGCGGTACGCACCGTATCACCGGCTTGCCCTTCGACAAAAGTACGTGCAAGAGTGAACGCAGTATCAAGGACCCTGAACTTAAC GCACTTCTCAACTCGTCTGCAAAATCCaacaagaagaagaaaaagaaaactggTGCTGAAGAGCCCATGGAAGTCGAAACTGTTGCCTAG